One stretch of Candidatus Bathyarchaeia archaeon DNA includes these proteins:
- a CDS encoding arginine--tRNA ligase, whose product MVCLNPFADFRQECQTILAHALKKEFPQATFETLPMNKPSNPNFGQLASSVCFELAKKHKQKPADLAAKVAQATDKTMFTLVAKVEPAGGYVNFYVDFAKFSALTLESIRQLGGEYGFIKTDTPTKIIVEHTSVNPLHPIHIGQARNPMLGDALARLLAQRGHEVSRHYYIDDVGRQSSVVAYGYDKLGKPAPTEKADLFVGKIYTITACLVEINRLKRQLEQAKAAASEDAAKIGKDLEEWVTIAAELEQKHPDLFAALSEKISQDANPEEEISRLNRAYEDGEPNAKQLIREVSDLCLEGFRQTQARVQVLYDSWDWESDFVWSSQVSKVMQQLQESGYVFSEGGVLEFDAKKVVDTQDLRVKLGLRKEQEVPPLTLVRADGTTLYTTRDVAYTLWKFTNAQRVINVIGMEQSLAQLQLKIALYALGFEQQAQQFVHFAYNLVTLPGYKMSSRRGHYITFDQVLDEAVQRAFEEVSKRSPQLTEEEKHDIASFVGIGAVRYALVDVDPGKPVVFTWDRVLNFETNSAPYVQYTHARACSILRKAAKEPEKPAYNLLSESLEHELVLAVASFPDVFIECAEYLKPNMIADYSNALTDKFNTFYNALPVIKAESQELTDARLALTDAIRIVLSNALNLIGITAPQKM is encoded by the coding sequence ATGGTCTGCCTAAACCCCTTTGCCGACTTTCGACAAGAATGCCAAACCATCTTAGCTCACGCTTTAAAAAAGGAGTTTCCTCAGGCCACCTTTGAAACACTACCCATGAATAAGCCCTCGAACCCCAACTTTGGACAACTGGCATCCTCCGTCTGCTTCGAACTTGCCAAGAAACACAAGCAGAAACCCGCTGACCTCGCCGCAAAAGTCGCCCAAGCCACAGACAAAACCATGTTCACGTTGGTTGCGAAGGTGGAGCCCGCAGGTGGCTACGTGAACTTTTATGTGGACTTTGCCAAGTTTTCAGCGTTGACCTTGGAGTCGATACGGCAGCTTGGCGGCGAATATGGATTTATCAAAACCGACACGCCAACCAAAATCATCGTGGAGCACACCAGCGTCAACCCACTGCATCCGATTCATATTGGGCAAGCCCGCAACCCCATGCTGGGCGATGCATTGGCGCGGCTGCTCGCGCAGAGGGGGCATGAGGTTTCGAGACACTACTACATTGACGATGTGGGACGCCAAAGCAGCGTAGTCGCCTACGGATACGATAAACTGGGCAAACCTGCACCTACCGAAAAAGCCGACCTTTTCGTGGGCAAAATATACACCATAACCGCATGCTTGGTGGAGATTAACCGCCTTAAACGGCAACTTGAACAAGCAAAAGCAGCCGCAAGCGAGGACGCCGCAAAAATCGGTAAGGACCTTGAGGAGTGGGTAACCATCGCTGCGGAACTAGAACAAAAACACCCCGACCTTTTTGCGGCGCTTTCAGAGAAAATCAGCCAAGACGCCAACCCTGAAGAGGAAATCAGCCGCCTAAACCGCGCCTACGAAGACGGCGAACCCAACGCCAAGCAACTCATCCGCGAAGTCAGCGACCTATGCCTTGAAGGTTTCCGCCAAACCCAAGCGCGGGTTCAGGTTTTGTATGATTCTTGGGATTGGGAAAGCGACTTTGTATGGAGCAGCCAAGTCAGCAAGGTCATGCAGCAGCTGCAGGAGTCAGGCTACGTTTTCAGCGAAGGCGGCGTGCTGGAGTTTGACGCAAAAAAAGTCGTCGACACCCAAGACCTGCGGGTAAAGCTGGGGCTACGCAAAGAGCAGGAGGTTCCGCCCCTGACGTTGGTTCGAGCCGACGGCACCACCCTTTACACCACACGAGATGTAGCTTACACACTTTGGAAATTCACCAACGCCCAACGCGTCATAAACGTGATTGGCATGGAGCAATCCTTGGCGCAGCTGCAGCTAAAAATTGCACTGTACGCTTTGGGTTTTGAGCAGCAAGCACAACAGTTTGTGCACTTCGCCTACAACCTGGTAACATTGCCAGGGTACAAAATGAGCAGCCGCCGAGGACACTACATCACGTTCGACCAAGTTTTGGACGAAGCGGTTCAACGGGCATTCGAAGAAGTCTCGAAGCGCTCCCCCCAACTGACCGAAGAGGAGAAACACGACATCGCCAGCTTTGTAGGCATCGGCGCCGTCCGCTACGCACTGGTAGACGTTGACCCAGGCAAACCGGTGGTTTTCACGTGGGACCGCGTCTTGAACTTCGAAACCAACAGCGCCCCATACGTGCAATACACACACGCCAGAGCGTGTAGCATCCTACGCAAAGCCGCTAAAGAACCCGAGAAACCCGCCTACAACCTGCTTAGCGAGAGTTTGGAGCATGAGTTGGTTTTAGCAGTCGCCAGCTTCCCCGACGTATTCATCGAATGCGCCGAGTACCTTAAACCCAACATGATTGCCGACTACTCCAATGCGTTGACAGACAAATTCAACACCTTCTACAACGCTTTGCCTGTGATTAAGGCGGAATCGCAGGAGCTCACCGACGCGCGCCTTGCCTTAACTGACGCCATACGCATCGTGCTGAGTAACGCTTTGAACCTGATTGGGATTACAGCGCCACAAAAAATGTAG
- a CDS encoding histone deacetylase: MKTPIVYSENCLGYGTWHIEGPQRIKTAQEILQAKDYTFLEPQPIPEDDLFEVHDADYLWNLKKGLVDDPDTPAYANIYEFARLSAGGACLAAKVGGFSLMRPPGHHAGRNGPALGAMTRGFCYLNNIALAVKSLGKPTLILDVDGHHGNGTQEIFLGNSDVWYVSVHRHPHFPGTGMFTEGNCINFSLKADCGERVYLEALDQALGKMDLARFEAVAVSVGFDTHLGDLASLGLTESSYRQIGRRIGALGKPTFFVMEGGYRGENNGADIDQLLSGFEEQNSLLKTP, from the coding sequence ATGAAAACCCCCATTGTCTACTCCGAGAATTGCCTGGGCTACGGCACTTGGCACATTGAAGGGCCTCAACGCATCAAAACCGCCCAAGAAATCCTCCAAGCCAAAGACTACACGTTTTTGGAGCCCCAACCTATACCCGAGGATGACCTGTTTGAAGTGCACGACGCTGACTATCTCTGGAACCTAAAAAAAGGCTTAGTTGACGACCCCGACACCCCCGCATACGCAAACATCTACGAGTTTGCCCGCTTAAGCGCAGGCGGCGCATGTTTAGCCGCTAAGGTGGGCGGTTTTTCGCTTATGCGTCCCCCTGGGCATCATGCGGGAAGAAATGGTCCTGCTTTAGGCGCCATGACCCGTGGGTTCTGCTACCTAAACAACATCGCCCTTGCCGTGAAGTCTCTTGGCAAACCCACGCTGATTTTGGATGTGGATGGGCATCACGGTAACGGGACTCAGGAAATTTTCTTGGGGAACTCTGATGTGTGGTATGTTTCTGTTCATCGGCATCCTCATTTTCCAGGCACAGGTATGTTCACCGAAGGCAACTGCATCAACTTTTCCCTAAAAGCAGACTGTGGAGAACGGGTGTACTTGGAGGCGCTGGACCAAGCTTTGGGCAAAATGGATTTAGCAAGATTTGAGGCGGTGGCGGTTTCAGTTGGGTTTGACACTCACCTGGGAGACTTGGCGTCGCTGGGCTTAACTGAAAGCTCCTACAGGCAGATAGGGCGACGAATCGGCGCTTTAGGTAAGCCGACGTTTTTTGTCATGGAGGGCGGCTACCGCGGCGAAAACAACGGCGCCGACATTGACCAGCTTCTGTCGGGCTTTGAAGAACAAAACAGCCTTCTAAAAACACCTTAA
- a CDS encoding 4Fe-4S dicluster domain-containing protein: MPPKFTQRKFVSVDPSKCTGCGICEYACSIEKGQSTPLQARIRVVRMKPLFNFALACRSCEDPKCVTSCPEKALSQAEDTGLIMVNENKCKGCDWCVQACEYGGVTISSESGLAIVCDLCGGEPQCVEFCPEDALELVSTDEEAEGRFNAAVEKMPAQCEELSNTVRDKNWKPLLAEAEQRSLKVAEKLEALNKKSKDKKIK; this comes from the coding sequence ATGCCACCCAAGTTCACTCAAAGAAAATTCGTCTCCGTTGACCCCTCCAAATGCACCGGTTGCGGAATCTGCGAGTACGCCTGCAGCATAGAAAAAGGTCAATCCACCCCGTTGCAGGCAAGAATCCGCGTTGTCCGCATGAAGCCCCTGTTCAATTTTGCCTTAGCATGTCGAAGCTGCGAAGACCCCAAATGCGTAACTTCCTGCCCTGAAAAAGCCCTTAGCCAAGCTGAAGACACTGGTCTAATCATGGTTAATGAAAATAAATGCAAAGGATGCGACTGGTGTGTTCAAGCCTGCGAATACGGTGGAGTCACCATTAGCTCCGAATCAGGTTTGGCCATAGTCTGTGACCTCTGCGGCGGTGAACCTCAATGTGTTGAGTTCTGCCCCGAAGATGCCTTAGAGTTGGTTTCCACTGACGAGGAAGCGGAAGGACGATTCAATGCTGCAGTTGAAAAGATGCCTGCTCAATGCGAAGAGTTATCCAACACCGTCAGGGACAAAAACTGGAAGCCCCTGCTTGCTGAAGCAGAGCAGCGAAGCCTCAAAGTCGCCGAGAAACTCGAAGCGCTCAACAAGAAATCTAAAGATAAAAAGATAAAGTAG
- a CDS encoding Hsp20/alpha crystallin family protein yields the protein MSKPKREKKPTLTPNAFMDHDKKFYYIQVELPGVKKEDVDLSVSDQSFCVRAPRGDIEFLGCYLLAHPADTDVTKAKFDNGLLSIEIPLKKDQKEQKITIE from the coding sequence ATGTCCAAACCCAAGAGAGAAAAGAAGCCCACTCTTACGCCCAACGCGTTTATGGACCACGACAAAAAATTCTACTACATCCAGGTTGAGCTGCCCGGCGTCAAGAAGGAGGATGTGGATTTGTCGGTTTCTGACCAGAGCTTCTGTGTGCGCGCGCCCCGAGGCGACATCGAATTTCTGGGCTGCTACCTGCTGGCGCACCCTGCCGACACCGACGTGACCAAAGCCAAATTTGACAACGGCTTGCTAAGCATAGAAATTCCGCTTAAAAAAGACCAGAAAGAGCAAAAAATCACCATCGAATAA
- a CDS encoding deoxyhypusine synthase — MSDSYFQKKLQPIHVKPKTVNELLTEMAKTAYQGRKLGEAVDIWEKMVKDENLTIVMGYAGSMGTAGQWTIVNWLIENRFIDVLVSTGANVSEDIVDAMGLGYWQGNHMVNDQELLEADVNRYYDVFGKETDYRKMEELVTDFVMTLKTDYPYSSAEFFYLLGKYLSEKNIPAIAAKAYENGVPIFSPAFLDSAYGETILMAKNNGHPIVVDSAKEFEQFVTIGTKTKDVAVVYIGGGVPKDLTQLIAISVSPMTKDQGVDGRKGGLRKSLQEYYYPHKYAIQITTDAPQWGGLSGCTLEEAISWGKINNQDNTRAVCYSDATIALPLITHALCERVQTKRKGPDFSWIFQGVQ; from the coding sequence ATGAGTGACTCATACTTCCAAAAGAAGCTTCAACCCATCCACGTGAAGCCCAAAACCGTCAACGAGCTCCTCACTGAGATGGCAAAAACCGCCTACCAAGGCAGAAAGCTGGGCGAAGCTGTGGACATCTGGGAAAAGATGGTCAAAGACGAAAACCTCACCATCGTGATGGGGTACGCGGGCAGCATGGGCACCGCAGGGCAATGGACCATCGTGAACTGGCTTATCGAAAACCGCTTCATAGACGTGCTGGTCAGCACCGGCGCAAACGTGAGTGAAGACATCGTGGACGCCATGGGCTTGGGGTACTGGCAGGGCAACCACATGGTCAATGACCAGGAACTTCTGGAAGCCGACGTGAACCGCTACTACGACGTGTTTGGCAAAGAAACCGACTACCGCAAAATGGAGGAGTTAGTCACCGACTTTGTTATGACCCTCAAAACCGATTACCCCTACAGCAGTGCCGAATTCTTTTACCTGCTGGGCAAGTACCTGAGCGAAAAGAACATCCCCGCCATAGCCGCCAAAGCCTACGAAAACGGCGTCCCCATTTTCAGCCCCGCGTTTTTGGATAGCGCCTACGGCGAGACCATTCTTATGGCAAAAAACAACGGGCACCCAATCGTTGTGGATTCCGCCAAAGAGTTTGAGCAGTTTGTCACCATCGGAACCAAAACCAAAGACGTAGCCGTAGTGTACATCGGCGGAGGCGTCCCCAAAGACCTCACCCAACTCATCGCAATTTCGGTTTCTCCCATGACTAAAGACCAAGGCGTGGACGGCAGAAAAGGCGGCCTGCGCAAAAGCCTACAGGAATACTACTACCCGCACAAGTACGCCATCCAAATCACCACCGATGCACCACAGTGGGGAGGCTTAAGCGGCTGCACCCTAGAAGAAGCCATCAGCTGGGGCAAAATCAACAACCAAGACAACACCCGCGCCGTCTGCTACAGCGACGCCACCATCGCACTGCCCCTGATAACCCACGCACTCTGCGAACGGGTACAGACAAAACGGAAAGGCCCCGACTTTAGCTGGATTTTCCAAGGCGTCCAATAA
- a CDS encoding winged helix-turn-helix domain-containing protein — protein MKEHDEIESVVFQALSNPMRRRIIKILEDNNGVSYTELINQLGLSTGKMNYHLEQLEGLIEKNGDRHYVLTSLGKKAFRQIGRLELEVTEEDKKYATIAKHKQKTSLEPTVKAFIIIGIVVSIAVTGALCSLLAMALIQGGVPAVMVWFLPFGLAIEIAVLATLIYSLRKAPAWLRRIESRFFQAT, from the coding sequence ATGAAAGAACACGACGAAATTGAATCAGTTGTGTTTCAAGCACTCTCAAATCCGATGAGACGCAGAATAATCAAGATTTTAGAAGACAATAACGGCGTTTCTTATACAGAGTTGATTAACCAGCTTGGGCTTTCAACAGGCAAAATGAACTACCACCTCGAACAGTTAGAGGGGTTAATAGAGAAAAACGGAGACCGCCACTACGTTTTGACCTCCTTAGGGAAAAAGGCATTTCGCCAAATAGGGCGTTTAGAGTTGGAAGTCACCGAAGAAGACAAAAAATACGCAACCATAGCAAAGCACAAACAAAAAACTTCACTGGAGCCCACAGTTAAAGCCTTCATAATCATTGGAATAGTGGTTTCTATTGCTGTTACGGGCGCATTATGCAGTTTGCTTGCCATGGCTTTGATTCAAGGGGGTGTTCCTGCCGTTATGGTTTGGTTTTTGCCCTTCGGGTTAGCAATAGAAATAGCCGTGTTGGCAACCCTTATCTATTCCCTTCGAAAAGCACCTGCTTGGCTGCGGCGAATAGAAAGCAGATTCTTTCAAGCAACATGA
- a CDS encoding deoxyhypusine synthase — MKEAVKDYQITENMSVDELVNQMEAAWGFTAGKLATGVSILEDMIKEKGCVKFLSFPADIIATGTRGVIKELVKRKLVDIVITTCGTLDHDVARCWKDYYKGSFMMRDSKLHREGVNRLGNVLVPNDSYGIILEQKIQAMLAELYKEGKRELSTAELCREIGLRCCDETSILYWAAKNNIPVYVPGITDGAVGYQLWFFSQDHKDFRINLLKDEGDLSNTIFDAEKTGALILGGGISKHHTIWWNQFKDGLDYVVYVSTADEWDGSLSGARPREAVSWGKISEKAKRTMIEGDITMVMPLMLGSLLSRLGQKQTLP, encoded by the coding sequence ATGAAGGAAGCTGTTAAAGATTACCAAATCACCGAAAACATGAGCGTAGACGAGCTTGTCAACCAAATGGAGGCTGCGTGGGGTTTCACGGCGGGCAAGCTCGCAACTGGCGTAAGCATTTTGGAGGACATGATTAAAGAGAAGGGCTGTGTCAAGTTCCTCTCCTTCCCCGCAGACATAATCGCCACAGGCACCCGCGGCGTCATCAAAGAACTGGTTAAACGCAAACTTGTTGACATCGTAATCACCACCTGCGGCACTCTGGACCATGACGTGGCACGCTGCTGGAAAGACTACTACAAAGGCAGCTTCATGATGCGCGACTCCAAACTGCACCGTGAAGGCGTCAACCGTCTGGGCAACGTTTTGGTTCCCAACGACAGCTACGGCATAATTCTGGAACAGAAAATTCAAGCCATGCTCGCTGAGCTTTACAAGGAAGGCAAACGTGAACTTTCAACGGCTGAGCTTTGCCGCGAAATCGGGTTACGCTGCTGTGACGAAACCTCCATTCTTTACTGGGCAGCCAAAAACAACATCCCCGTCTACGTGCCGGGCATAACCGACGGCGCAGTCGGCTACCAACTCTGGTTCTTCAGCCAGGACCACAAAGACTTCCGCATCAACCTGCTCAAAGACGAAGGCGACCTGAGCAACACCATTTTTGATGCAGAGAAAACGGGTGCCCTAATTTTGGGCGGAGGCATCAGCAAGCATCACACGATTTGGTGGAACCAGTTCAAGGACGGCTTAGACTACGTGGTTTACGTGAGCACGGCGGACGAGTGGGACGGCAGCCTCAGTGGCGCCAGACCGCGGGAAGCGGTTTCATGGGGAAAAATCAGCGAAAAAGCCAAACGCACAATGATAGAGGGCGACATCACCATGGTAATGCCTCTAATGTTGGGTTCGCTGCTGAGTCGACTTGGCCAGAAACAAACCCTGCCTTGA
- a CDS encoding RimK family alpha-L-glutamate ligase encodes MSKIACFVEKYNFSDPREKTALENFKATAEKQGQEFQFLFRNNISDVSKFDAVFIRATTDPLNAAYVVSKTAWELGLRVIDDPESITICGNKIHQYALFERFNVPHIPTVFLSRDELHHKRINSIFAELGKPVVIKAPYTSFSKYVEKAACETSFRTVAKRFFKKSDVLAVQKFTPTAFDWRVGVLNDDVLYVCKYMIPKGRWKHGAKLRGKPTFTWGRTVALKKETIPPRLREVALKACSVVGKGLYGVDLKEVDGDFVAVEINDNPSIYAGYEDAREKDLYSRIINYLTQ; translated from the coding sequence GTGTCTAAGATTGCCTGTTTTGTAGAAAAATATAACTTCTCTGATCCGCGAGAGAAAACTGCGCTGGAAAACTTTAAAGCCACAGCTGAAAAGCAGGGGCAAGAATTTCAGTTCCTGTTTCGAAATAACATCTCGGACGTGTCCAAGTTTGACGCGGTCTTTATTCGGGCGACAACTGACCCGCTTAACGCAGCGTATGTGGTTTCTAAAACCGCGTGGGAGCTGGGCTTAAGAGTCATTGATGACCCTGAATCGATAACCATCTGCGGCAACAAAATTCACCAGTACGCGCTTTTCGAAAGGTTTAATGTGCCCCACATACCCACCGTTTTTCTAAGCCGAGACGAGCTGCATCATAAAAGAATCAACAGTATCTTCGCGGAACTCGGAAAACCCGTAGTCATCAAAGCGCCCTATACAAGTTTTAGCAAGTACGTGGAGAAAGCTGCCTGTGAAACCAGCTTCCGCACGGTGGCTAAGCGGTTCTTTAAGAAAAGCGACGTGTTGGCAGTGCAAAAGTTTACGCCGACAGCGTTTGATTGGCGAGTAGGCGTACTTAATGATGATGTCTTGTATGTGTGCAAGTACATGATTCCTAAAGGCAGATGGAAACATGGCGCCAAATTACGCGGCAAGCCGACGTTCACGTGGGGCAGAACGGTTGCGCTCAAGAAAGAAACCATCCCGCCGCGGCTGCGGGAAGTGGCTTTGAAGGCATGCAGCGTGGTGGGCAAAGGGCTTTATGGGGTGGACCTAAAAGAGGTAGACGGCGACTTTGTTGCCGTGGAAATTAACGACAATCCCAGCATATACGCAGGATACGAAGATGCGCGGGAAAAAGACCTCTACAGCCGCATAATCAACTACCTCACCCAATAA